TGTTGATGTTAAGTTTGAGCCAAAATCTACTGGTGAAATACCTCTTTGATATCTACCCATTAAACCTGTATAACCAGTTCTACTAAAAACTAAATCTGATCTTGACTGCAATAATACAGCACCCATATAATCTTCATTACCTCTGTCATAACGATCTCGCTCAAATTTATATAAACTTACCACACCAGATTTTAAACCTTCTTCTGTAGTATAAATATAATCTGCATCTATTAATGTGGTTGGTTGTTCATCTAAATAATTTTCACACGACACTACCAAAAACAGAACCGCTAATAGTAATGTGCTTTTTTTAATTTTTGAATACATAATATTATTTTTTATGATGATTTATATTATAATTTAACTTTTACTCCAAAAGTAAACGCTGTTGCATCTGGATAACCAGTATCTGCATTAGAAAACGTACTTCTAATATTAACCTCTGGACTGTACCCAATATAATCTGTATTTGTAAACAAATTGGTACCAGTAATATATACTTTAATTTGGTCTAATTGTAACTTAGTAGTTAGTGCATCTGGTAAAGTATATCCTAAACTTACAGTTCTTAATCTTAGATAAGACGCATCTTTAATTGCTAATGAATTTAAGTATTGAGGAGCTGCATCAAAATTTGCTCTTGGAAATGTTGTTGATGGATTCTCTGGAGTATAATAGGGTACTTTAACCCCATTTAATTTTCCTGAAATAGTTCCTCCATTATTAAAGTCTGATAAAAATGGATTTACTTTTGTTGCTCCTTCTACTGCATAGAAATCTAAAAATAAATCAAAGCCTTTGTATTGCATAGTCGATGAAAAAGATGCAAACCAATCTGGATTTGGATCTGTAAAAACTCTATCTTCTTGCGTTATTTTTCCATCAGGAACTCCTGTTAAATTTCCATCTGCATCCACACCATTTGTGTCTCTAATTTTAATATCTCCAGGCCTTAAATCTGTTTGTGTAAGAGCAGAATCTGGATTGGCTTGTGGTGCATTTGCAAAATCATCTCCTTCTTGCCAAATACCATCAAATTGATATTGTCTTAAAACATTGGTTGGTTGCCCAACATAATAATTATAAGCATCATCTTCTAAAATAGCGTTTCCTTCACCATCATTATATAAAGATAATAATTCGTTTTTATTATTAGACCAAATTGTAGAAACTGACCATCTAAAATCATCATTATTAATTAAATTTGCTGTTAAGCTTAATTCTAAACCAGAGTTTTTAGCTTCACCTGCATTAAAGAATGTAAATTGATAACCAGTTGTAGAAGGCACTCCTCTTCTTAACAATAAATTAGAAGTTACTTGATCATAATATTCTATACTACCGGATAAAAATCTATCAAAAACAGAAAAATCTAAACCAATATTTAACGTTGTTATTCTTTCATGCTCTAAACTTGGGTTTGGTAAAATTACCGAAGGTGAATACCCAGAAGCAGATTGACCATCAAAAATATAATTTTGCCCTTCTGCAGTAAACAAAGAAGTGTATGGTGTACTTAACGAATTAATTAAAGAACCATAGGTTACTCTTAATTTCAATTCTTGAATTTTCTCTAAATTTTGAATAAACTCCTCATTATGTGCTTTCCAAGAAAGACCAATTGCTGGGTTTGTAGTCCATTTAAAATCTGCTGCATTTACAGAAGAACCATCTCTTCTTACAGTACCAACTATTTGGTATTTGTTCAAGAAATCGTAACGAGCTCTTGCCATGTAAGATAAATTTCTTGTTTTTGTTTTATTACGAAAAACATCCACACCTCCAATAGCATTGGTAATTCCATCATACCCTAAGCTTTCGTTAGGAAAACCTCTACCTTCCGTAAAAGTTTGGGTAAACTTATTCTCATCCATAGTTTGCACCAATGTTAGGTTGAAAATATTATCTGGATTAAACTCTTTATTGTATGTTAAAATGTTTTCAATAAAAAATGCTTCTCTTAATTGATTGTCTATCCTAGCAATTCCTCTATCAGAATCTCCTGCACTACTTAAAGAAGATTGATATTGACCTCTTTCTGAAGTTTTTCTAGTTAAAGAAGTTGTTAATTGATATTTTAAATCATCAGTAATTTGATACGTTGGTATAAAGTTTACCACAAAATCATTTCCTTTTTCATCATGATCTTGTTCTCTTAAATTCCACAAAGGATTAATTGCAGTACCATCCTCACCACTTGGGAAACGAGTTATAGTTCCATCATCATTATAAGCTCTTCCTAAAGGAGATGTTGTAATAACATTTACATTTGCAGCTCTTTCAGATAAATCATTTAAAATGTTAATATCAAATCTTGCTGAAATTTTATCTGTTATTTTTTGATCTACATTTAAACGTAAATTTTTTCTTGTGTAGTTAGATGAGGGTATAATACCTTCTTCATTAAAATAACTAATACTTCCATAAACTTTGGTCATTTCTGTACCACCAACAATGCTTAAAGAATGGCTATTTACAATACCAGGAGCTACTAACTCTTCTTCCCAATCTACAAATTCGTTATTATTGATTGCATTTAATTCAATAGCACTAAAAATATCTGCATCATTTGGATATTCATCATTTGCATTCGTAGATCTTACTGCTTCTCTTCTTAATTGTGCAAATTCTTGACCACTATAAACGTCAAAATTTCTTTCTAACGTTTTTGTTGTTAAAAATCCATGGTAAGAGACGTTTACTTTATTGTTCCCACCTCTTTTAGTAGTAATTAAAATTACACCATTAGAACCTTTGGCTCCATAAATTGCTTGAGCAGAAGCATCTTTTAAAACTTCAATAGATTCTATATCA
The DNA window shown above is from Polaribacter sp. Hel_I_88 and carries:
- a CDS encoding SusC/RagA family TonB-linked outer membrane protein; amino-acid sequence: MVKTINQRKQIVVAFLFFFAFSISAFAQKTIKGTVLDESGMPLPGASVSIKGTTKGTSTNFDGEFSLTVSENAKTLIIAYLGYKTKEVAITTSPIKVTILPEENSLDEIIVVGYGTRKRSDLVGAVAKADLSKATATPTSDVTEMLRGRVSGLQVDVGGGSLRPGGTSEILLRGRSSIEGNVSGIYVVDGIIREGGIEDINPDDIESIEVLKDASAQAIYGAKGSNGVILITTKRGGNNKVNVSYHGFLTTKTLERNFDVYSGQEFAQLRREAVRSTNANDEYPNDADIFSAIELNAINNNEFVDWEEELVAPGIVNSHSLSIVGGTEMTKVYGSISYFNEEGIIPSSNYTRKNLRLNVDQKITDKISARFDINILNDLSERAANVNVITTSPLGRAYNDDGTITRFPSGEDGTAINPLWNLREQDHDEKGNDFVVNFIPTYQITDDLKYQLTTSLTRKTSERGQYQSSLSSAGDSDRGIARIDNQLREAFFIENILTYNKEFNPDNIFNLTLVQTMDENKFTQTFTEGRGFPNESLGYDGITNAIGGVDVFRNKTKTRNLSYMARARYDFLNKYQIVGTVRRDGSSVNAADFKWTTNPAIGLSWKAHNEEFIQNLEKIQELKLRVTYGSLINSLSTPYTSLFTAEGQNYIFDGQSASGYSPSVILPNPSLEHERITTLNIGLDFSVFDRFLSGSIEYYDQVTSNLLLRRGVPSTTGYQFTFFNAGEAKNSGLELSLTANLINNDDFRWSVSTIWSNNKNELLSLYNDGEGNAILEDDAYNYYVGQPTNVLRQYQFDGIWQEGDDFANAPQANPDSALTQTDLRPGDIKIRDTNGVDADGNLTGVPDGKITQEDRVFTDPNPDWFASFSSTMQYKGFDLFLDFYAVEGATKVNPFLSDFNNGGTISGKLNGVKVPYYTPENPSTTFPRANFDAAPQYLNSLAIKDASYLRLRTVSLGYTLPDALTTKLQLDQIKVYITGTNLFTNTDYIGYSPEVNIRSTFSNADTGYPDATAFTFGVKVKL